In one window of Helianthus annuus cultivar XRQ/B chromosome 17, HanXRQr2.0-SUNRISE, whole genome shotgun sequence DNA:
- the LOC110920930 gene encoding beta-glucuronosyltransferase GlcAT14B has product MKKLKTYYMHFRQWIYPITLASISSLFLLFLTTLLLPLYRRYAAAPPSAFVEHKLHPIPTSSLPPPPRLAYLISGSKHDGSMLRRTLLALYHPNNRYVVHLDADSPPEERVELTQFVKNHPVFVKFGNVVVISKANLVTYRGPTMVANTLHAAAVLLREGGDWDWFINLSASDYPLVTQDDLLHTFSYLPRDLNFLDHTSKIGWKMSQRAKPVIVDPGLYMAKKADVFWITQRRSVPTAFKLFTGSAWMVLSRPFIDFCIWGYDNLPRTVLMYYTNFISSPEGYFHTVVCNAHEFQNTTVNSDLHFISWDNPPKQHPHYLTTNDFQKMVDSNAPFARKFHQDDPVLDKIDSELLFRGPDMIVPGGWCIGSSVNGSDPCSVTGNITLLRPTSGSKRVGNLISSLLSGQSFRSKQCK; this is encoded by the exons ATGaaaaaactaaaaacatattACATGCATTTTCGCCAATGGATCTACCCAATAACCCTCGCATCCATCTCCTCCCTCTTTCTCCTATTCCTAACAACCCTCCTCCTCCCCCTCTACCGCCGTTACGCCGCAGCTCCCCCCTCAGCCTTCGTCGAACACAAACTCCACCCCATCCCAACCTCCTCCCTCCCTCCACCACCCCGACTCGCCTACCTCATCTCCGGCTCCAAACACGACGGTTCCATGCTCCGGCGAACTCTCCTAGCCCTCTACCACCCTAACAACCGCTATGTTGTTCATTTAGATGCCGATTCACCGCCCGAAGAGCGGGTTGAGTTGACCCAGTTTGTGAAAAACCATCCGGTTTTTGTGAAGTTTGGGAATGTTGTTGTGATTAGTAAAGCGAACCTTGTGACGTATCGTGGACCGACTATGGTGGCGAATACGCTCCACGCGGCTGCGGTTTTGTTGAGAGAAGGGGGGGATTGGGATTGGTTTATTAATCTTAGTGCCTCGGATTACCCTCTTGTTACTCAAGATG atcTGCTTCATACATTCTCTTACTTACCGAGGGATCTTAATTTTCTTGATCACACAAGTAAAATCGGATGGAAAAT GTCTCAAAGAGCAAAGCCTGTGATAGTTGATCCGGGGTTGTATATGGCGAAAAAGGCTGATGTGTTTTGGATTACGCAGCGGAGAAGTGTGCCTACGGCGTTTAAATTGTTTACAG GGTCCGCATGGATGGTTTTATCTCGCCCGTTTATCGACTTCTGTATATGGGGTTACGACAACTTACCCCGAACCGTTCTTATGTACTATACAAACTTCATCTCATCACCCGAAGGCTATTTTCACACAGTCGTATGCAACGCACATGAGTTTCAAAACACCACAGTCAACAGCGATCTCCACTTCATCTCATGGGACAACCCGCCCAAACAACATCCACACTATCTCACAACCAACGACTTTCAGAAAATGGTCGACAGCAACGCCCCATTTGCCAGAAAGTTCCATCAAGATGACCCGGTCCTCGATAAAATCGACTCTGAGTTACTTTTCCGTGGCCCGGATATGATCGTTCCTGGAGGATGGTGCATTGGAAGTAGTGTAAATGGGTCGGACCCGTGTTCTGTAACGGGTAATATAACGTTACTCAGACCGACTTCAGGTTCAAAGAGGGTTGGGAATCTAATTAGTTCCCTATTGTCCGGTCAGAGTTTCAGATCGAAGCAATGCAAATAG